The Lutibacter sp. Hel_I_33_5 genome has a window encoding:
- a CDS encoding 2OG-Fe(II) oxygenase yields the protein MNYNRNNIGELIFNQLEKNKESLKKQFLKSKDTIGYFFLDDILPKEFAQLIHEKFPKIDQAVKKKNIREYKYTAYQMDKYDSLLEEVIYAFQDEKVIKLVSGICDLEHVYGDEFLYAGGLSLMKRDSFLNPHLDNSHDKDRNRWRVLNLLYYVTPDWELENGGNLEVWPNGLKNKQITIESKFNRLVVMATHQNSWHSVSKVVKDDVRCCVSNYYFSDTALLVSDEFHITTFRGRSSEKIKDIILQIDNSVRSSLRKLFKKGVRENPHQYKK from the coding sequence GTGAATTATAATAGAAACAACATAGGTGAGCTAATTTTTAATCAATTAGAGAAAAATAAAGAATCTTTAAAAAAGCAATTTTTAAAGTCGAAAGATACAATTGGTTATTTTTTCTTAGATGATATTTTACCCAAAGAGTTTGCGCAATTAATTCATGAGAAATTTCCTAAAATTGACCAAGCTGTAAAAAAGAAAAATATAAGAGAGTATAAGTATACAGCCTATCAAATGGATAAATACGATTCATTATTAGAAGAAGTTATTTATGCATTTCAAGACGAAAAAGTAATTAAATTGGTTTCAGGAATTTGTGATTTAGAACATGTCTATGGAGATGAGTTTCTTTATGCTGGCGGATTATCTTTAATGAAAAGAGATAGTTTTTTGAATCCACACTTGGATAATTCACATGATAAAGACAGAAATAGATGGCGTGTTTTAAACCTGTTATATTATGTAACTCCAGATTGGGAGCTTGAAAACGGTGGAAATTTAGAAGTTTGGCCTAACGGATTAAAAAATAAGCAAATCACCATAGAAAGTAAATTTAATAGGTTGGTGGTAATGGCTACACACCAAAATTCATGGCACTCTGTAAGTAAAGTTGTTAAAGATGATGTTAGATGTTGTGTGTCTAATTATTATTTTTCTGATACCGCTTTATTAGTTTCGGATGAATTTCATATTACTACATTTAGAGGAAGATCTTCAGAAAAAATAAAAGATATAATCTTGCAAATTGACAATTCTGTGCGTTCTAGTTTACGAAAATTATTTAAAAAAGGAGTACGAGAAAATCCACACCAATACAAAAAGTAA
- a CDS encoding glycosyltransferase, whose product MKKIIVSVTNDLSTDQRVAKVCNTLHANGFDVLLVGRELKNSSPIIREYSTKRMNLFFNSSFLFYAEYNFRLFFFLLFTKKDILLSNDVDSLIANFLVSKIQRKKIVFDSHELFSEVPELVDKNLVKKVWLQIEKWVIPKLKNNYTVCKSIADIYKDTYKSEFKVIKNIPLYKETETGNFPFNYKEEKVIIYQGAINMGRGLELMIDTMKYLPNYIFVIIGDGDIFIQLKKKVKKESLENNVKLLGKLSPEELQKLTPLANLGISFEEDLGLNYRYALPNKIFDYIQAEIPILVSNLPEMKQVVLDYNVGGIIKNRDPKIIAKQIEALLDKDFSKELCTAKKALVWEKQEKQLLSIFNNLH is encoded by the coding sequence TTGAAAAAAATTATAGTTTCCGTAACAAACGATTTATCTACAGACCAACGTGTTGCAAAAGTATGTAATACTTTACACGCTAATGGTTTTGATGTATTATTGGTTGGTAGAGAATTAAAAAATAGTTCACCTATTATTAGAGAATATAGTACTAAAAGAATGAACTTATTTTTTAATAGTAGCTTTCTTTTTTATGCTGAATATAACTTCCGCCTTTTCTTTTTCTTACTGTTTACAAAAAAAGACATTTTACTTTCTAATGATGTCGATTCATTAATAGCGAATTTTTTAGTAAGTAAAATTCAAAGAAAAAAAATAGTCTTTGACAGTCATGAGTTATTTTCTGAAGTTCCAGAACTCGTAGACAAGAATTTAGTAAAAAAAGTTTGGCTTCAAATTGAAAAATGGGTCATTCCGAAATTGAAAAATAATTATACTGTTTGTAAAAGTATAGCCGATATATATAAAGACACCTATAAGTCAGAATTTAAAGTTATAAAAAACATACCTCTTTATAAAGAAACAGAGACCGGAAACTTTCCTTTTAATTATAAAGAAGAAAAAGTCATTATTTATCAAGGTGCAATTAATATGGGAAGAGGTTTAGAATTAATGATTGATACCATGAAATATCTTCCAAATTATATTTTTGTTATTATTGGTGATGGTGATATTTTTATTCAATTAAAAAAGAAAGTAAAAAAAGAAAGTTTAGAAAACAATGTGAAGCTTTTAGGAAAATTATCTCCAGAAGAACTTCAAAAACTAACACCTTTAGCAAATTTAGGAATCAGTTTTGAAGAAGATTTAGGCTTAAATTATAGATATGCTTTACCAAATAAAATATTTGATTATATCCAAGCAGAAATTCCAATTTTAGTTTCTAATCTTCCAGAAATGAAACAAGTTGTCTTAGATTATAATGTTGGTGGGATTATAAAAAACAGAGATCCAAAAATTATTGCTAAACAAATTGAAGCGTTATTAGATAAGGATTTTTCAAAAGAATTATGTACAGCAAAAAAAGCATTGGTTTGGGAAAAACAGGAAAAACAATTGCTTTCTATTTTTAACAACTTACATTAA
- a CDS encoding tyrosine-type recombinase/integrase codes for MKHTFYLRKPKGVNETLILFSCYFKNERKQFVYSTRQSIIPKNWDFQNNKPNNRGKDVSVNHILISRVLNQYEDEFYLFQSRSELSKTEFTSHSLKQYLDKSLGNISVNKTAFFEVYDRFTNEKIKRKEWKKSTIKRYNNIKNLLTEFEKVKRYKLTFSKIDNIFYTEFIDFCYEYKDHYTNTFNRNIGLVKTFLFWALKKEFMFNNKFINFKKPKRVLTREEALSFEDIKKLYNHDCDDSKLNKIKDVFIFQSLTGMRFGELKLINKRTVNSSDCVVLKEEKDSSKDTREIPLISISKAILLKYDYRLPLVSNQKHNDYIKEVLKDAGFVNEVEYSKTKGVEQEVFVKKFYERISTHTARRTFITIMRNKGIADKTIMSISGHKDIKTFNMYHQVNNEAKIEAVKSVFEDF; via the coding sequence ATGAAGCATACATTTTATCTGAGAAAACCAAAGGGTGTTAATGAGACTTTAATTTTGTTTTCTTGTTATTTTAAAAATGAAAGAAAACAATTTGTTTATTCCACAAGACAATCAATAATCCCAAAAAATTGGGATTTCCAAAATAATAAACCCAATAATAGGGGAAAGGATGTATCGGTCAACCATATACTCATTTCTCGAGTTCTAAATCAATATGAAGATGAATTTTACTTATTTCAATCTCGATCTGAATTAAGTAAAACGGAGTTTACAAGCCATTCATTAAAACAGTATTTAGATAAATCATTAGGTAATATTTCAGTTAATAAAACTGCATTTTTTGAAGTTTATGATCGATTCACAAATGAAAAGATTAAAAGAAAAGAATGGAAAAAATCTACAATTAAAAGATATAATAATATTAAAAATCTACTTACAGAATTTGAAAAAGTAAAAAGATATAAATTAACTTTCAGTAAGATTGACAATATATTTTATACAGAGTTCATTGATTTTTGTTATGAGTATAAAGATCATTACACAAATACTTTTAATAGAAATATAGGGCTTGTAAAAACTTTTTTGTTTTGGGCTTTAAAAAAAGAATTTATGTTTAATAATAAATTTATTAATTTTAAAAAACCCAAACGAGTTTTAACAAGGGAGGAAGCATTGTCTTTTGAAGATATTAAAAAGCTCTATAATCACGATTGTGATGATTCAAAATTGAATAAAATTAAAGATGTTTTTATTTTTCAGAGTTTAACTGGTATGCGCTTTGGCGAATTAAAACTGATTAATAAAAGAACGGTTAATAGTAGTGATTGTGTAGTATTAAAAGAAGAAAAAGATAGTTCTAAAGATACCAGAGAAATTCCTTTGATTTCTATTTCGAAAGCTATTCTCTTAAAATATGATTACAGACTTCCATTAGTTTCTAATCAAAAACATAATGATTACATAAAAGAGGTTTTAAAAGATGCTGGTTTTGTAAATGAAGTTGAGTATAGCAAAACAAAAGGAGTAGAACAGGAGGTTTTTGTAAAGAAATTCTATGAACGTATTTCTACCCACACAGCAAGAAGAACATTTATTACTATTATGAGAAATAAAGGAATAGCAGATAAAACGATTATGAGTATCAGTGGTCATAAGGATATAAAAACATTTAATATGTATCATCAAGTAAATAATGAGGCTAAAATTGAAGCAGTAAAATCAGTATTTGAAGATTTCTGA
- a CDS encoding tetratricopeptide repeat protein, whose protein sequence is MRKIFVTLIVILISQIGFSQNYQSEFQKYCETNDTINQLKTLRKWQSENPKDAELFTSYFNYHFMKSRQEVLALTNDQTNGESLVLKDSLNKNAGFLGSQIHYNQTELKKGFDKIDKGIKLYPNRLDMRFGKIYALGQIPDWKNFTSEILKTIEYSAKNKNNWTWTSNEKFDGTEKDFLLDIQNYQLQLYNTGNDDLLKNMRDVANKVLEFYPNHIESLSNLSITYLLTGEYDKGIEPLLRAEKINPKDYIVLGNIAQGYKLKGDKKKAIEYYEKTAEFGDERAKEFAKQQIVELKQ, encoded by the coding sequence ATGAGAAAGATATTTGTAACTTTAATTGTGATTTTAATATCACAAATTGGCTTTAGTCAAAATTATCAATCTGAATTTCAGAAATATTGTGAAACTAATGACACAATAAATCAATTGAAAACTTTGAGAAAATGGCAATCTGAAAACCCAAAAGACGCTGAACTATTTACGAGTTATTTTAATTATCATTTTATGAAATCTCGTCAAGAAGTTCTGGCTTTGACGAATGACCAAACAAATGGCGAAAGTCTTGTATTAAAAGATAGTTTAAATAAAAATGCTGGATTTTTAGGAAGCCAAATTCACTACAATCAAACCGAATTAAAAAAAGGGTTTGATAAAATTGACAAAGGAATCAAACTTTACCCAAATCGACTTGATATGAGGTTTGGTAAAATCTATGCACTTGGACAAATTCCTGATTGGAAAAATTTCACATCAGAAATTCTAAAAACAATTGAATATTCTGCTAAAAACAAAAATAATTGGACTTGGACTAGCAATGAAAAATTTGATGGAACAGAAAAAGATTTTCTATTAGACATTCAAAATTATCAGTTACAACTATACAATACTGGAAATGATGATTTACTAAAAAATATGCGAGATGTTGCTAACAAAGTTTTAGAGTTTTATCCAAACCATATTGAGAGTTTATCAAATTTATCAATTACATATTTACTAACTGGAGAATATGATAAAGGAATTGAACCTCTTTTACGAGCTGAAAAAATAAATCCGAAAGATTATATTGTTCTTGGAAACATTGCTCAAGGTTACAAACTGAAAGGCGACAAGAAAAAAGCTATTGAATATTATGAAAAAACAGCTGAATTCGGAGATGAAAGAGCAAAGGAATTTGCGAAACAACAAATAGTTGAATTAAAACAATAA